A window of the Gossypium arboreum isolate Shixiya-1 chromosome 2, ASM2569848v2, whole genome shotgun sequence genome harbors these coding sequences:
- the LOC108466409 gene encoding protein CHUP1, chloroplastic-like yields the protein MVLRENIDIRPFFMKFGVVVALSFAGFLYHRLKTRKIKPYLPPPPLLHVWDCLVEIDSRGNDRHKEILPTSEPEEMSMQRTSVDASVDLSPSNKHGEDVFLLPEFSDNVGTSLKLQTETARLELDTSTTSRSAEKDDYEQEIKYLRNMVRMLSERERNLELQLLEYYGLKEQEAAVFELQNQLKINKMEAKRFNHKIESLQSENQRLEAQVVDHARVMAELETAKSKIKLFKKKLKQEAEQNREQILSLQKKVARFQEQELKASANNQDAESNLQRVKALEIEGDELRKSNMRLQMENSELSHKLQSTQILANSVFDHSEVEALNEMSNHLREENQELTKHIEQLRAEKFTDVEELVYLRWINACLRYELKNYQPLAGRTVARDLSKGLSPRSEEKAKKLVLEYAKADGGIGDKGIINHMDFDCDQWFHSSSQTSFATDDSSCDNSSSASKPTNKIKFFKKLRRLLRGKDNTSKAEEDADSPTSNCSSVDIPRWRSLNLDQTKEAEKFRRNSDFSSYGFKRLISGKDDGLDSPVEPSRLYQDADSVLKFAEVLKQPIPAKGKIPKKAASIM from the exons ATGGTGTTAAGAGAAAATATAGATATTAGgccatttttcatgaaatttgggGTGGTGGTTGCTCTCTCTTTCGCTGGCTTTCTTTATCATCGACTTAAAACTCGAAAGATCAAACCATATTTGCCTCCTCCGCCATTGCTGCATGTTTGGG atTGTTTGGTTGAGATTGATTCCAGAGGAAATGATCGGCATAAAGAGATATTACCAACATCTGAGCCT GAAGAAATGTCCATGCAACGAACAAGTGTTGATGCGTCGGTTGATCTTTCTCCAAGCAATAAACATGGGGAAGATGTGTTTCTGTTACCAGAGTTTTCAGACAATGTAGGGACATCCCTTAAGCTCCAAACTGAAACAGCAAGGTTAGAGTTAGACACTTCAACAACATCTAGAAGTGCAGAAAAGGATGATTATGAACAAGAAATCAAGTACCTGAGAAACATGGTGAGGATGCTTAGTGAAAGAGAGAGGAATCTTGAGCTCCAGCTGCTGGAATATTATGGGCTTAAAGAACAAGAAGCAGCAGTTTTCGAGCTCCAAAACCAACTGAAGATCAACAAAATGGAGGCTAAGCGTTTTAATCATAAGATTGAGTCATTGCAATCGGAAAACCAGAGATTAGAGGCCCAAGTGGTTGATCATGCAAGAGTCATGGCTGAGCTTGAAACTGCTAAATCCAAAATTAAGCTTTTCAAGAAGAAACTTAAGCAAGAAGCTGAGCAGAATAGAGAGCAGATTTTAAGCCTTCAAAAGAAGGTTGCTAGATTTCAAGAACAAGAACTCAAGGCCTCTGCAAATAATCAGGATGCTGAATCCAACTTGCAAAGGGTAAAAGCTTTGGAAATTGAGGGTGATGAGTTGAGGAAATCTAATATGAGATTGCAGATGGAAAACTCTGAACTCTCTCACAAGTTACAGTCTACCcaaatccttgcaaattctgtTTTCGATCATTCTGAG GTAGAAGCTTTAAATGAAATGAGCAACCATTTAAGGGAAGAAAACCAGGAATTGACAAAGCACATAGAACAGCTGAGAGCAGAAAAATTTACAGACGTAGAAGAGCTGGTGTATCTGCGTTGGATCAATGCATGCTTGCGATATGAGCTGAAGAATTATCAACCCCTTGCTGGGAGAACTGTGGCCAGAGATTTAAGCAAAGGCCTAAGCCCCCGGTCTGAAGAGAAAGCCAAAAAACTCGTACTCGAATACGCCAAAGCCGATGGAGGAATTGGGGATAAAGGGATCATCAATCACATGGATTTCGATTGCGATCAATGGTTCCACTCCTCCTCCCAAACTTCATTCGCCACCGATGATTCTTCATGCGACAATTCTTCATCCGCTTCCAAACCCACCAATAAAATCAAGTTCTTCAAGAAACTCAGGAGATTACTACGGGGAAAAGACAACACCAGCAAAGCCGAAGAAGACGCCGATTCCCCCACCTCCAATTGTTCATCCGTGGATATCCCCCGATGGAGGAGCTTGAATCTGGATCAAACAAAAGAAGCGGAAAAATTCCGAAGAAACAGTGATTTCAGTTCATACGGATTTAAAAGACTGATATCAGGGAAGGATGATGGTTTGGATTCACCGGTTGAACCCTCAAGATTGTATCAAGATGCCGATTCCGTCCTCAAGTTTGCCGAAGTTTTGAAACAACCAATACCCGCCAAAGGGAAGATTCCCAAGAAAGCCGCAAGCATCATGtaa